The Dreissena polymorpha isolate Duluth1 chromosome 9, UMN_Dpol_1.0, whole genome shotgun sequence genome contains the following window.
AAATGATTACcattatataaaacattgtaaATGTTTATGCTTAACACATTATTAGGTCTATTAAGAAGATGGCTGAAATCATTCTTCCATTTTTCAAGAACAATATTGACATCATTTGATACACCATTTTCTGTTATAACTTCCATCGGTATGCGCTTACTCCTTGAGCGTGAAACCCCAACCCTGCCAATGGTTTTCCAGAATTCAGTCTGGTTATTTTTGCAGTCTGACAGTAACTCATTAAAGCCTACCCAGTATTGGCGCTTGCTTTATCGTACGGCTTTATCAAAACTCTTACGTGCAGAAATGAACCGAGACTTCAGTACTTATTTTCAGCACGACTATTACATTTTAGCCAATTACGTTCAGCTTCACAAACGGTATTCCAAAGGCAAGATAAGTTATTATTCCACCAATGCTTCCctatttttcttttcttattaGATGTTCTACCATCAGCAGTAATAGACTTAAATGGAACTTTACAATACATTTCTTGCCAAATATTATGACAAACATCTTCATATGCAGAATCTACATCGTTTATTTCTTGTAAACTCTGTTCTAGCTAAAAAATACACTGgtgaataatatttattatactaGCTGAACACATAACATTTTTAGGAatacactttaaataaaatttatcataAGTAACATTGTTCTCCTCATTTCTGGACGGATGATATGGTAATGGTAAATCGCGAATTCTCGATTGACAGATATACCATAGGTTAATGTTGTGTTGAGTCATTCGAGGAGCTTGGTGGTTTGTAAAAAACATTCGTTCACTTTAGATGTTGACCTGAGAAGGCGTGGTTATAGATCAAAGAAGGATTTGGGCAATTATGTATCATGTGACTCTAACTCTCTCTCATATCTTCAATTTGCTACCAACcttcataattattaataaaaccaataaatCACCTGACCGACTATAAACACTTACCATTTTATAAtcgtacatttttttaattattattttggcaTAACAAATGCAATTATTGGCGCGAGCTTTGACATCATATTGTGTTATAATATTTAATCTGTCGAATtctaaaatgaaaacattatagACCAGTGTACCGGTATTTAAGCGGAAAGGCTAGTCTAGTTGGGGTGATAGAAAGGTCTTTGGATATTCGATTGTCTTAGCAGTTTTGCAGTCGTGAGTATTGTTTTGCATTAgttttaaacacttttttgtaaAAGTGAGTATTGTTGTGCATTCTGTTTTAAACAGTTTTGCAGTCGTGAGTATTGTTGCGCCTTTTCTTTTATGAACAGTTTCGTAGTCGTGAGTATTGGTGcgtgtagcgccgttaaatgtcgcatcgccattatatgtcgcaggctacgagatttgtcgcaacgttgacgatacatgtcgcaaggaacgataaatgtcgcaaatcctactggcgatatatgtcgcaactttaacgataaatgtcgcaaaaatttcaactgccgatatatgtcgcaatattaacgataaatgtcgcacacctttttaagtcatgttaaaaacgaaaacttgaagtaaaatgactaaaactttcaatttatattttgattacccgacgaggttctttgagccgacttccaccagaGTGGTCAgcttttagttagtattgtccgatatggtcaattgtggtcagaattttccataattgtcaattGCGttcagtattgtccgaaatggtcagttgtggtgaatagatttatatttatttatacacgcGTATACCGATGTGACATTTGactcatgtatttatatacagatgtgacatagacccatgtatttatatacagatgtgacatagacccatgtatttatatacagatgtgacaaaaacccatgtatttatatacagatgtgacatagacccatgcATTTAtttacagatgtgacatagacccatgtatttatttacagatgtgacataaacccatgtatttatatacagatgtggcatagacccatgtatttatatacagatgtgacattgacccatgtatttatatacagatgtgacataaacccatgcatttatatacagatgtgacatagacccatgtatttatatacagatgtgacatagacccatgtatatatatatatatatatatatatatatatatatatatatatatatatatatatatatatttatatatatatatatatatatatatatatatacagatgtagcatagacccatgtatttatatacagatgtgacatagacccatgtatttatatacagatgtgacatagacccatgtatttatatacagatgtgacatagacccatgtatttatatacagatgtgacttagacccatgtatttatataccgATCAGAGATGTGACATTTACTAGATTATTTTTAAAGACCCAATGTTCGTATGATCTTAGCGGACCTCCGTTTCTAAAAACAATGATTTCCGTCTTTTTTTGGTTAATTGTCATACCAGTGTTTTCAGTAAGAGCGCATCTCGCAACGTCATCGGcaaaaaagaatgcaaattatATCGGAAATGTCTTCGGTGATAAAAATACCCCTATGACCTTTAGATTTCAGAAAGGTAGACAACTcgttcatgtataaattaaaaattattgtactggctacgtccccttgcctagtaccgatgttacaattgaagttttgcgtgacatttttatcattttccGTACACATCCGCGTAGATTTGAATACACGGATtttaatacttgaaaaagctTCCCTCTAACACAATTTTTTACACGTAgttgtaaatagtttatgaataatcaaactatcaaatgcttttttgaaaatcgacgtaattttatttttatatttattatctttatcTTTATTATTACGGTAGCGATCAAAAGGATCCGTGTTATAATCAACCTCTGTGTTCAATGTTATCCACATTATCATCAGGTATATAATCTAATAACTTTTTTGTGCGTGCGTCTAAATCTCCTGCTAGGTATATACATGCATCAGCATAAAGTACTCTTACCTAATGTTTCTAGTCCCTGTTTCCGTAATCGATTGTTTTTTACAAGAAGAGGAGATTAACCTCTCGCTCAACCTCCAACCTGTTGGACCGGGGATTTTTGATCAAGGTTGCCTTCCTCTAAGATGAAATAAAGCCATCTTTTATCAGCTCGTTTTTTGTACAAACACGGCTTTTTCACCACTATTACGATATGCATTAGTTACGTTAATTCTCACAGAGTCAAAAAATGTAACTTACGGTACCCTCGCTTGTCCGATTTCCgaccaatttaaaacaaggattttgtcatttttgactacagcttaacgtttttggtcgaaaatgaataattatgaccgcttcggtcgatcttcaccgcagctgacaattatggacaatactgacTACAACTGatcatttcggacaatactaactaaaactgaccattctggtggaagtcggcccGAATAAACCTCGTCGGTTAATCTAGATGTAACCTGAaatttttagtcatttttacttcaacttttcatttaaacattacttacaaaggtgtgcgacatttatcggtaatgttgcgacatatatcggcagttgaaattttcgcgacatttatcgttaaagttgcgacatatatcgttagtaggatttgcgacattaatcgttccttgcgacatttatcgtcaacgttgcgacaaatctcgtagcctgcgacatataacggcgatgcgacatttaacggcgctacagtgCGCCATTGCAGTTTTGAACAGTTTTGTACACATGTAGTCTTGAGTATTGTTGCTCACTCTTTTTTAAGTGTTTTGTAGTCGTGTGTATTTTGCGCATACCTTTTCGACGATCAATACATCTACTATATATATAAGTAATCGAAAGAACACTCAATCCCGACCTGCGTCAAATCAACGAATATGTGAATCAATTGCTTATAAACTATAAATTTTTAATTTATGAGGTATTTGATACCTTTTCCAAAAGTTTACATGCTCCGAAATAtttgattataatattttaacatttgtgTTATCGCTCAAACGTCTTGTGCTTATTTTTGTCATAGCATCaacatataaaaatatcacatcAACCTGAGCTAAAATGTTAGTCACTATAAAGATGTTAACATACAAATAGAAACTCTCAACCAAATTATTTCTCATATACCCTAGACCCATTATTAAGTTTTCCATCCATTTTTGGGCGGGTGAAACATGAACTTAGTGTGCAGGATCTCGTGACTTTgaggggttcccaattaaacttCAATTGATGTAAACACATCGGTAAGCGGTTCTTTATTTCAAGTAACGTgttaaacaaattttcttaagaatttcaactagtgcatacaagacagttttATTATGCTGctcatgggcatgtgaaatcagaatttctttattaaataagcctgtgttcttgaaCAAAATTCGATCTATACTGCATTCATGTATTCAGTTATGTAGCATGcatcgtgaaattttggcaccgatttcagacgtattcaaggattcaTTCTTTAATCTTAAGATATTGCCACAAACTGCAAAAAACTGTATTTATGCACTAAAGTTTTTTGCAatgatatttcaataacttgTCATGTTTgcaacaaaaagattttttaacggtgtgtttacattctttccGACCCTGAAATCCCCTAAAACCCCCGTTTATCCTCCACCCTTGTACTATTATGAAACAGAAATCCTTAAGATACAATGAGACGCAGCTAGAAACGTAACAGGTCTGCCGCGTTCGGCTAGCGCATTCATTGTTATTTGGTTTATCCAAATCTTCTAACATACTTCCAGTACCATACAATTCAATGAAGTGCACCGTTATAAAAACACTGAGTAAAGCGTTCATCTTGAACAGAACTTGTTTCATTCAGCTTGTTGTTTAGCTTGTTGTAGCGGGGAGAACTGTAACATTTTGTGCTTGTTATAAATTCTTCATGAGCGGTATCCCTTTCatcttattattttgtattatttttacacGTTTAAACTTGTTTTGTATTATCCTAGTTGTTGGATGAACAATGTATGATTCTTTTTTTTCTAAGTCAACTGATAACGTGATTGTTTTTATTACTAAAACTAAATTACAGCAACGCGGTATCAGGGCAGGTTTTATCTTTAATGTTAAACCTTGTGATACAAACCAATTGTTTTGCAAACATTGAAATACATTATAATTGCTTTTGAAATATGATTGTTTGTATTGGCGtgttaatattcaaatatttaaagcaataaaacatgataaaatatgtttgttttaaattggcattttttaaaaatctgtTCGAACAAGGAAAGTCCCGTTAAAGCAGTACTAAATTTACAACAAGAGCACTTGAATGCATGGTTTCGAATTGCGTTTTATAGATGAATGAGTTTTTCGGAGAAACAAACTAGTTGGATCTATATATAGATACATATCACATTTAGATACATTAAGGCAGAATAATCGAAACTAACCCAGCCGACACTGTCTCCACAAGATGGTCTTTGAGATGTTAAACGGTATCCACAACATTTTATTACAGGATAAGGACCTTTCCACCACGAGCATCATGCCCCGTTTTCACGTGCGGATTGACAACTCAACCCTGTCCACGGCCCCTTGGAAGAGGGGCCAGGATTACTGGGCCTCGTTCGAGCTCTACCCAGAGTGGACAGGGGCCACACACTACGGCTTTAGGGTAGGTagacatattttatttaaggtCCAATATTTCGAATCACGTTTTGTTAATATTAATGatagtaaataataaaaataataagcgGTAAACGCTTAAATTAATACATTCTTCACAAATTGTATGTGATTTATGTTTAACTATTTCAGCACCGTGATTGATACAACTAATTATCTCACTGATATCTTTATAGtaattaatacatacataaataaataaaaataaataagcaaataaataaatacataaatgaataaaaaataaaataaaaataaaatcaataaataaataaaaataaataaacatataagttaataaacaaataaatatatcaataaataaaaaataaattaattaataaaaaaaaatacatcaataaatataACCAATATTCCTACTGTCGCCGTCAGGGGGTTGCGTTCCACCGGATGGACTACTGGTCAGAGACACCTGTGGTGGTAAAGACCTTCCGGAACaaggacggacgggcggacgacTGGGCGCCCTATATGAAGAGGTGTGACATGGGGCAGAAGCTGGCCACCGAGTACAACAAGCATCTACAGGCGCAGCATTGTTCTTCCAAGGTAAAGTAATGTATTTTGATGTATTCGTTAGTGTTGCATGCTTTTGTTTTCTTCGTTTCTTTCTAGATAAATTTTTGGACAACTGAACGTAAAACTTAACCCTAGGCTTTGCTCTATGTTGGTCGCCTACGTGTATTCATACTTATTCGTAATACATAATGATTGCAAAATGGTCGATACAATGTACCAGTAACTCTTTGTAATGCTTGCAATTTTGTTTTACACCGCAATTTGAAGACACAGAAGTTATGTATAGCATtaaaatatatctatattatgACGTTTAATACCGGTGTATCCGATGAGTCTTAACTATATCTGCTCGCATTTCAGGTGTGTTTTGTGCAACCGATCGACGCCGTGATGGACAGCCGGTCGGACATCATGGTGATCACGCGGCTGTTGATGCGCTTCAACAAGAAGTTCTCCGAGGACGAGGTTGTGCTGTTCGAGGACCTTCTGGAGGGAGACTTCAAAACATTCATCACCAGTCGAGGCGTGGCCACCTGCGAGCAATCTCAGATTCTCGACGCATTCGCGCATTTCACGTTTTCCATCTCCGACGAACAATTTGTGGTGTGTAACCTGCAAGGAGTGGAGGAAAACGGGAAGTACACTCTCAGCAATCCCGTCATTCACTCGCGCGACGGCGAATATGGAGAGAGCGATAAACGCGATGTCGGAATAATTGACTTCTTTAAAAATCACATATGCACCTCACTGTGCAAACATTTTCCGCGACCCGACATTGAATGTCACGTTATGCCCACTGCCCCAGTATATCGGTTCGACACTGCGGTAAACAAGGAAATCGACGCAGACGAAACTACGCCTATGTTGGCAGACGACATTAACCAAGCACCTCAATACATACCATATGATCCGTGTGCCCCACCGCCATATTCTGGATGACTAAATGTTAAATCTTGATCAAATGGTACGGTCACTGATCGCAACTTTTTGGATCTCAAACACGGATTCAGATTAATGTTAACAATGTTAGGAGCGCTTGCCTGCAATTCTCGAATAGGGCCATGGCATAACCACGCAGGCGTGTCCTTGCATAACTTCCAATCCAAAACAGGTACAGACAAGCACGTGGAATACATAATTTACAGCTTTTTGTGTTTCGATGTCTCTTGAAGATCTGGATATTGTATCTGAAGCTTAAAGTAACACGAATTCGCCTTTTAGCATTGGGTACATATTAACCATGCTGTATATAGCGCCACGACAGTCGTTTGATGCAAATcaagtttaaagtttaaagtttaaatttaaaagtttctACTGTTTGTTGACCTCATTTATCATTGAAAAGCTTGGAATAATCGTTATTTTAATAGAAAATCGTGTTTCATTTGCaatttatgtctttattattacaattgttaACAATACtgttacaaaatgttgtttatatcacatatatttATTCTTTGATTAACCATATTAGATGTTAAAATATAgctattgtttattaatttaaagtgtTCTATATAAGTCACTCATAAACTTATGCAGATTGttcttaatttattattgtttgtttgagTGTCgttttgttgatttaaaaaaagtttaaagtgATATACATTTTCTTTGCAAGATATCGATATGGTCTGTATCCTGTTTAGAAGGTATCGTGGTGGATCAAATGGATTTtgttaattcatttttattgtttgtttacttGTTCTTTGTATTGTGATATAGTCGTTTAAGTTAACGCATTTATGTAGATCACATTGTCATTTTTGGTTGGCATGGTATGTTAAGCATTCAAAAGCGACATTTGTTACTGCCCTCTGTCTCCAAACATTATCACCAAGTGAATAATTTATCAAATTATGACCAGAACTTATGTGGAGTCTTATTTGAATgcgaaataaaaaaagatatataatgTTTTGTAACAATTAATGTTTCATAAATGTGGTACCAGTTAAGTCACTGGCattattttgatgaaatattgatgtgttgtttttttaaattcatatttagaTTAAAGatctgtatttttttatttgcatgcttaTTGCAACATTTTATccttaaagcctctataacgttcaaaatcaacgaaaatttcgtaaagtatttcgaaatataaagttaacacctaaacaatcagtgttcattatagcaatcgccacaatttcaacgctatatggggtatgattacatagatttttgtaggtacaaaatgctcgtttttatttatttgtgacacaataaatttcattttaatttcccgcgttcgttttaattggttaagtttatttaacgaaaacttgtacgaaattttcgttggtttttcgtagtaatgttactttaagaatTTTAATAAATGACAAGCAATCTTTATTGGGTgtcatgtttcaatttattatCATTATGGCTGCATACATTAAAATGCGTTTCAGTATAACAAATGTCGTAAAGCGGTCCGTATCCAAGTCAGTCGTATTCCCAGGCATATCTAAAACTAAAGCTCTGCGACACAAACAAAGTTTGTTTTTGATGTTTTGAAAGAACCTAAAACAACGAACAATTAAGAGATTACCCATTTTCACcagattatttatttatagtaCAGCCTGCTTGGACATTGACgtcatcattcatcatgcaatttgaAAGTAACGCGCGCAAGTGTTCACCATACGGAAACACATGACGCGTGTGAGACCCCGTCTTTCTCAATAGAAGTCAAGGTAACATGAAGAGGTCAAACGTGCAATTTGGACGTACACGGCGTTCTCAAACTGAAACTTCTTCTTTAATCGTGAAGTTTTAAAATACCTAAACAAAATGTCAACCATATGGAGACGGTAAgttatgggataccaaaggggtcgaaactttaacttctgctcgagcagaaaaaaatgctgcttgagcagcatttaaatgctgctcggccagcaaaatgctgctcgagcagcaaatttactgctcgaccagcattttttctgctcgtgCAGAAacatcctgctcgaccagcatttatttttagattatggcattagccaatcagaactcttgttatatttgccttttggtgcgaaactggtttgtttggaaaaaatggctgctgccatgatggtgcctttttcacatcttctgcaagtttatgtgacgacctgtttaaagtttaacattgacacgcggtaatagctttatattttggctgcaaactagtcgatcaaaaaattgttgccattcgcttaataagaaaatcgatcataaatgtctaacggctgttaaaacttttgcgaaaatcacgacgatgactgataagaattgctcaatgggtgcgcaagtgtaggttctctgtttctatcgatttattttcttaatgattcttaataattgcttccgtcacaggtgccgattgcctgtgattgtgcctttctggttaaggttcatgtaaagtgtaaaaaggcgtattcttcacatagaaatacttcaataaatattatggcaataaattcaatttataagtcAATAGCCGTGTTAACACTTGTAgaacatataagaaaatgctaataaaaaaaatatgatgcaaaatgttgcttttgaagaaatatacagcgcatgcatgaaattatcaaaataacaaatggagttaaattgaacaaattcctttggtcaaaatattgtatacacttaatgttaggtactacaaatgaaaagtccacacaacacacaccaacaatcctaaaataaggaaaagaaaaacataaaaaaaaatgtcaaaagttaacacaataattgggaactactttaagtatggtggacttaccagtgaaccttcattttcaaaattacttatctactcgcaatacagtactcattatagtcacaaaatgacacaattacaaaaaataaactatattaccaaaagggaaaacactttgattgttcatttgaaatatataggactcggaaagacgactaattggctaccttaaaacaaattacaacatgtttatgtcacatctcgaactccatacacgttagttaacatgtggggcataaaacatccggtttcaaggaagtcgacataacaatatttcaattaacgatctaggcataatatttgtgggatcggaaaaatgaattatacaaatgttgggcacacgcacatattaaaccaactgaacacttacatttctataaaaaccttgtcatcgatgaaaaagtgcttttgttattgtcttgtcatgtttacttgttcaggaagccattatttgccggaagtatattcgaaaaatatttcgtttcaaaatcgatcattgataaattactcacgatccgtttgttctaaaatttgtataatttgtttat
Protein-coding sequences here:
- the LOC127844125 gene encoding uncharacterized protein LOC127844125 isoform X1; this translates as MDVCCEAGNRPLLRNKAFTLPTSQDKHKDKDLSTTSIMPRFHVRIDNSTLSTAPWKRGQDYWASFELYPEWTGATHYGFRGVAFHRMDYWSETPVVVKTFRNKDGRADDWAPYMKRCDMGQKLATEYNKHLQAQHCSSKVCFVQPIDAVMDSRSDIMVITRLLMRFNKKFSEDEVVLFEDLLEGDFKTFITSRGVATCEQSQILDAFAHFTFSISDEQFVVCNLQGVEENGKYTLSNPVIHSRDGEYGESDKRDVGIIDFFKNHICTSLCKHFPRPDIECHVMPTAPVYRFDTAVNKEIDADETTPMLADDINQAPQYIPYDPCAPPPYSG
- the LOC127844125 gene encoding alpha-protein kinase vwkA-like isoform X2, translated to MPRFHVRIDNSTLSTAPWKRGQDYWASFELYPEWTGATHYGFRGVAFHRMDYWSETPVVVKTFRNKDGRADDWAPYMKRCDMGQKLATEYNKHLQAQHCSSKVCFVQPIDAVMDSRSDIMVITRLLMRFNKKFSEDEVVLFEDLLEGDFKTFITSRGVATCEQSQILDAFAHFTFSISDEQFVVCNLQGVEENGKYTLSNPVIHSRDGEYGESDKRDVGIIDFFKNHICTSLCKHFPRPDIECHVMPTAPVYRFDTAVNKEIDADETTPMLADDINQAPQYIPYDPCAPPPYSG